One window from the genome of Magnolia sinica isolate HGM2019 chromosome 4, MsV1, whole genome shotgun sequence encodes:
- the LOC131244644 gene encoding transcriptional regulator TAC1-like, with protein sequence METDPPSSENPDQVIWTADDQGPTHVRSYECTFCKRGFSNAQALGGHMNIHRKDRAKLKQPSNDYQLEVGHTKRDPNPLYGPILTDLMLESEPSDDHLRCTIEWPRAHPSEDGPTVGGTQKGELRQLPLFVDAPMGSDDRRLVGHGRDDERRTESRHSPVGADLDLELRLGPEPHDLSLGGHKKSP encoded by the coding sequence ATGGAGACCGATCCCCCAAGCTCTGAGAATCCTGATCAAGTGATCTGGACCGCAGATGATCAGGGACCAACCCATGTCCGATCCTACGAGTGTACCTTTTGCAAGAGAGGCTTCTCTAATGCTCAAGCACTAGGTGGCCACATGAACATCCATAGAAAAGATCGAGCCAAGCTCAAACAACCGTCCAACGATTACCaacttgaggtgggccacaccaaaagagaTCCAAATCCCTTGTACGGTCCGATCTTGACCGATCTTATGTTAGAATCTGAGCCCTCCGATGACCATCTCCGTTGCACTATCGAGTGGCCCCGGGCGCATCCAAGCGAAGATGGGCCCACCGTAGGTGGAACCCAGAAAGGGGAGCTCCGGCAGCTTCCGTTGTTCGTTGATGCTCCAATGGGAAGTGATGATCGGcgattggtgggccatggaagagATGATGAACGGAGGACAGAATCGAGACATAGCCCAGTTGGGGCAGATTTGGACCTTGAACTTCGACTGGGGCCTGAGCCTCATGACTTGTCATTGGGTGG